The genome window AGACGTTACCCTAGCTATAGCAGCGGTGTAACCAACTTAATAACCACTGATGACAAGCAAGCGTTAACCATTATTTGTTGTTCAAGGGTCGATTTAATACCAATCTGCTTATATACGGCGTCTATTTAACGTTAAGAAAATTACGTTAGAACTAGGCAAAAATTTTTGTATCTAGTTATTCTAAATAAAAAATTTTTAACAACGTTATAGTGCAATTTAATTCGTTAAATTGATCAAATATTTATGCAGGTTGGTATAACTACCTCACTTCAAAGTGATAACAGTTATATGATTAGCGCTGAAAAAATTGAAAAAAACAAAAATCACTCAGTTAATCATGAGATCGGAATTGACGAAGATATTTGGCTAAAAATAAATTATCTCGGTGTGGGGGTCTTGGTAGAAAACCCCGACCACTCTAGACTCGATGCAGGGGGCGCTAACCTATAAATAAGATTGATTACCTCACGTTGGGCAATCAATCCTTTATTTAGCTTTAATACCTATTGCTTATAAACCTTGCTCAGTAGCCATTTTTTTCGCAATTTGTGGGGCAGTCCAAAGTGATGGTAACAACACAAATGATACAGGTACTGCGGTTACTACAATAAACGACTGCAGTGCAGAAATACCACCTGAACCTATCGAAATTAATATTGCTGCCATGACCCCCATCATAATGCCCCAAAACACTCTAACGGGTGTTTGCGGATGATCGTTACCCGTCATTACCATAGATACAGAGTAGGTCATGGAGTCACCCGTGGTTGCTACAAATATTGTGGTTAAAATTAAAAACAACACCGATATAACAAAGCCCATAGGCAGCTGCTCAGTAATGGCCAACAGTGCAGCGGGTAAATTTAAGCCCGCAAAGGGTTCTGAAATAACACCCGGGTTTGCTAACTCAAAAAATATACCTGAACCACCCACTATCGTAAACCAAAAACAAGTAATAACAGGAGCAATTATTGAGATAAGCGTGATCATTTCACGAATAGTACGGCCGCGTGAAATTCGTGCAACAAACATAGCCATTAAAGGTCCATAACCTAGAAACCAGCCCCAAAAGAATACCGTCCACCAGTCTAACCAGGCGGTATCGGCACGAAACGTGGCCATAGGAATAAAGTTATTAATATAAAGCCCAAACGAATGAATATAGCTATCAAAAATAAAAGCTGTAGGCCCCATCAGCAAAATAAACAGCATTAACGCTACGGCTAAAATTACATTAAAGCGACTGAGTAATTGAATTCCTTTAGTGACGCCACTTACAGCAGATAGAGTATAAATTGCAATTAAACCAAATAAAATAGCCACTTGAGTGGTGTAAGTATCTGGAATACCAAATAGCTTTTCTAAACCAAAACTTACTTGCAACCCTAAAAAACCAATAGGGCCTACCGTGCCTGCTACTACAGCTATAACACAACACGAATCGACAATAGCACCAAATGCGCCTTTCATTACGCGCTCACCAAATACCGGATACAACAAAGTACGTGGCTTAAGCGGTAAACCTTTTTCATAATGTAAATGCATATAAACTATGCCTGTAAGGCTGCCTAAAATAGCCCAGGCTAAAAACCCCCAATGCATAAAGCTTTGCGCTAAAGCATTAAATGCAGCCTCTTTAATCCCTGACTCACCACCAAAAATTGGCGGCGGCGAAATAAAATGCGCCATGGGCTCAGCAGCAGCCCAAAACACCCCACCACCAGCAAGGAGTGTACACATAATAATGCTGATCCACTTAAAGGTGTTAATCTCTGGCTTTTTTAAACCACCTAATACCACTTTTCCGGTACGTCCAAAGGCTAAAAACAACCCAATTATAAAGGTCGAAAGCAATAATATTTGCCAAAAGGCACCAAACGTCTTAGTAGAAAAAGCAAAGGCGGTATTGATCCAACTCGACATCAAATCAATATCATAAAGTGCTAGCACAGCAAATAGCACAAGAATGCCACCACTGATTAAAAATACCGGTATATCTACCCCTGCCAAATACTTTATTGTAGATGAATGCTCATCCTCATGTTGTTTTGTTACTCCAGTAGTGCTCATTTATCGTCTCTTGATGGATTTTTAGTTACCGACATAGCGACATACCACAACACCCACCCTAAATACGAAATGAAGCGACGCGAATCAAAAGGTTAAATTATCTTTCGATCTTACTTTATTCCGAGTTTAGAAAATGCCATAACAAATATCTTAACTGCCAACTTGTAAATATTTTACCCTTTTCAGCCACCTAATCCAACGGTACTCTAATTATTAATAGTGAATTTACACAATAGTAAAGCCTTGCTTACAGCTATTTTTAATAACAAACAAATATAAAACAACAATTTTGAAGGGGTTAGGAAAACAGAAATAGCAATATAAATAAAGAGATGGAAAGTACAGCGATAGAACAAGATACATAATTAATCTCGCAATATATTTAATATGTATTGATAGTATTTTTGTAAAAATAACTAAGATAATATTTTGGGTAAATTTATTGATAGTTTTTAAATTATTAGCAACGCGTATAACACACATAAAAAAAGCGCTGAATAAGCGCTTAATTACTTTAATAAATACCAATACTTATACTAATACTTGACGCGTGTTTGCTATAAAGTGATGTACTTCGCGCTCAATTTTAGGGTCAACAGGCTCATCTGGTCGACGATCATTAGGGCAAGGCATTCTTGGCGTAGTACCAAATAAGCGACAAATTAATGGGCGCTCGTCATATACAGTGCAGCCATTGGGGCCAAGATGCACACAATTGAACTCGTTTAACGCCGCTTCATGCTCCGCATCTGTTTTTACCGGTAAGTGCGACATTTCCTCTGAAGACGTTGTTGAACTAAGCCGCTACGCGGAGATCCTATTCTGACCATTTGAGCCACACTTACCTTGGGGTTATCCCATATTTGGAGGTAAGTCATGAATACACTCATTGAACAAGTCAAAATTGAAATAGCCTACCGTGGTTATTCACAAAGTACCTGTAAAAGTTACTGCGAGCATTTACTTAAACTCAGCCATTATTTTAATAAACCACTCGATTTAATTACTGATGATGAGCTGAATATCTTTTTTAAAGATCCCGCCATTCGCAAGCTCTCCAGAGCGAGTCAAAAAATACAAATAAACAGCATTTGGTTTTTGTTTAAGAATATTTTACACCGCCCACTGAACTTAGACATAGCCTTGCCTAAAGCAAAACCTCGGGCACCTACTTATTTATCGCGTGATGATATTCGACGACTTATAGAAAGTTGCACGGATATGCGCTTAAAAACATTGATAGTGGTGTGTTATGGATGTGGTTTGCGTATTGGCGAACTGCTGCGCATCAAAGTGCAAGACATCGATGGACAGCGTAAAACCATTTTAATTGAACATGGTAAAGGAGATAAGTCACGCTATGTTGTTGTATCAGATAGCGTGCTAAATCAATTACGTTGCTATTGGAAAATGTATCACCCAACGGGCTGGATGTTTTATTCACGATGGTTAATGGATAAACCTATGTCACCCTCAAGCTTCAGAAAGGCATTGAAAAAACATGCACAAATGTGTGGTTTAAAGCACTGTAATCCACATGTATTACGCCATGCTTATGCAACACATCAACTTGAGTTAGGGATGCCGCTTCATCAACTTCAACATCAGCTTGGTCACAGTGACATTAGAACCACGCAAAGTTACTTACACTGGTTACCTGAATTAGGGCATGGTGGTATTGATTTACTCGCAAGTTGGGGAAACCAATGAGAGGCTTGCACCTCGCTGATATTTTAAATTCTGGCCTTGGGAATTATCGGCAGCACCACATAATGAGTTATCAGCAGTTACGAGTCTGCCAACACCTTCAATCATGCAGAACGGGTCAGCTCGGTTATCAAGCATGGCAATGTGATAACTGTAGTGAAGTACAACAAATTGGGTGTAGTTGTCGAGACCGTCATTGCCCACGTTGCCAAGGGATGGCTACGGCTAAATGGGTGCAAAGACAACAAGAGGATTTATTATCGTGTCGCTATTTCCACCTTGTTTTTACGCTCCCGCATGAGTTAAATATCATTGCGCACTACAACCCAAACGCGTTGTATCACTGTTTATTTAAAGCTGCATGGCAAACGCTGTGTAAATTTGCGAAACGAAAGAGGCATGGCCAGTTAGGCATGACAAGCGTACTGCATACGTGGGGGCAGAACTTAAGTCAGCATATTCACCTGCATTGCTTGATACCCGCAGGCGCGCTTGATAAAGCGCACTGGCATGAAATAAAAAAAGGCTATTTATACCCCGTTAAAGCATTATCAACAGTGTTTAGAGGGAAAATGCTCGCGGCGCTCAATGAATGCGATAGTTCATTCGCGAAGGTAAGCACACCAACCAAATGGTGCGTGTATAGCAAAGCCTGTTTAACGTACAGTGAAAAGCTAGTTAGTTACCTTGCTCGTTATACCCGAAAAGGCGTGATGTCAGAATCGCGATTAGTGTCAGCGACTGAAGAAACAGTGAGCTTTAAATACCGCGATTATGCAGATAACAACCGCGATAAAGTCATGACTCTGAGTTGTGATGAATTTTTACGGCGCTACTTACAACATGTATTGCCCAAAGGGTTTATGCGCATTCGTCACTATGGCTTTTTAGCTAATGCGTGTCGCAAGCGAAAGTTAGGGTTAATAAAGGCTCAAGTATCAGCAACCCCATGCAAAGCGGTGAAGCCGAAGGTAGAGCAAGAACGATTAATACCCCATTGGTCTTGCCAGTCATGCAAGACGGGTACCTTACGATTTATTGGTGTGATGAATTTAGATGAGGCGACAAATAAAATAGCGCGAACGAGTTAGCAGCCTTGCTTGCTGCATCAAATCAATAAGTTAACCTGCTTAATTGCTCAGGCTAATAGCGACTGTGCGAGCGAAAAATATCCTTGCTTAACGGTTAAACATTCGGTTTAATGAATAGATAATAAACGCTGAGCAATGCAGGGAAAGCTTAAATTATAATAGGTAAGCTTATTAAATTAGCTGATTTAGCTAGAGCCTCTAAAAAGCAAATTCCCATAGCATAAACAACACCAACTCTGACACACCGAGCAGGTAGCGCCTCAGTCCAACAAGCGATTATGCAACACAAACTGCGTGTCGCATAAATACTAAAGTGTTACTGGCCCGCAGCAGTCGTGGCATCCTTTTACGCATTCAAACGCTGGAATATTAGCGCGCAATCGTAAAATTACTTCCTGATTTTTGTACATCACTATTAATACCCTTTATTTTTGCAACGCACTGACGCGGCAACTTTACTAATTTCTCCACAATGCATCAAAACGATGCCTAAGCCTAGAGTGGCTAGATCAGCTATAGTACGCTTTGCACTGCCAAAAAATCAAGCTAAGTTAGCGCTTAGTTACGCCATAGTGCCAATATATACAGCTTGAAAACTAATTGTCGCTTATTAAGCTGGGAGGAGAAAATAGTAAACTGGCCGTTGTTATTATTTAACTTAAACACTTTGTTACCTAAAAATACTGTTTAAAAT of Pseudoalteromonas arctica A 37-1-2 contains these proteins:
- a CDS encoding BCCT family transporter, giving the protein MSTTGVTKQHEDEHSSTIKYLAGVDIPVFLISGGILVLFAVLALYDIDLMSSWINTAFAFSTKTFGAFWQILLLSTFIIGLFLAFGRTGKVVLGGLKKPEINTFKWISIIMCTLLAGGGVFWAAAEPMAHFISPPPIFGGESGIKEAAFNALAQSFMHWGFLAWAILGSLTGIVYMHLHYEKGLPLKPRTLLYPVFGERVMKGAFGAIVDSCCVIAVVAGTVGPIGFLGLQVSFGLEKLFGIPDTYTTQVAILFGLIAIYTLSAVSGVTKGIQLLSRFNVILAVALMLFILLMGPTAFIFDSYIHSFGLYINNFIPMATFRADTAWLDWWTVFFWGWFLGYGPLMAMFVARISRGRTIREMITLISIIAPVITCFWFTIVGGSGIFFELANPGVISEPFAGLNLPAALLAITEQLPMGFVISVLFLILTTIFVATTGDSMTYSVSMVMTGNDHPQTPVRVFWGIMMGVMAAILISIGSGGISALQSFIVVTAVPVSFVLLPSLWTAPQIAKKMATEQGL
- a CDS encoding IS91 family transposase, with translation MRGLHLADILNSGLGNYRQHHIMSYQQLRVCQHLQSCRTGQLGYQAWQCDNCSEVQQIGCSCRDRHCPRCQGMATAKWVQRQQEDLLSCRYFHLVFTLPHELNIIAHYNPNALYHCLFKAAWQTLCKFAKRKRHGQLGMTSVLHTWGQNLSQHIHLHCLIPAGALDKAHWHEIKKGYLYPVKALSTVFRGKMLAALNECDSSFAKVSTPTKWCVYSKACLTYSEKLVSYLARYTRKGVMSESRLVSATEETVSFKYRDYADNNRDKVMTLSCDEFLRRYLQHVLPKGFMRIRHYGFLANACRKRKLGLIKAQVSATPCKAVKPKVEQERLIPHWSCQSCKTGTLRFIGVMNLDEATNKIARTS
- a CDS encoding tyrosine-type recombinase/integrase, coding for MNTLIEQVKIEIAYRGYSQSTCKSYCEHLLKLSHYFNKPLDLITDDELNIFFKDPAIRKLSRASQKIQINSIWFLFKNILHRPLNLDIALPKAKPRAPTYLSRDDIRRLIESCTDMRLKTLIVVCYGCGLRIGELLRIKVQDIDGQRKTILIEHGKGDKSRYVVVSDSVLNQLRCYWKMYHPTGWMFYSRWLMDKPMSPSSFRKALKKHAQMCGLKHCNPHVLRHAYATHQLELGMPLHQLQHQLGHSDIRTTQSYLHWLPELGHGGIDLLASWGNQ